From Flaviflexus ciconiae:
CGCCCTACGGGAACCTCCCTCGACCCTCGTCGGTCGGATCGTGGACTCGGATCTTGAGCCGCTCTTGCCGGAAGACACCATCGGAACGGTTGCCAGGCGCCTGGCTACCTACAACCTGACCGCGCTTCCGGTCGTTGACGAGTCCAGGCTGCTGCTCGGGGCCGTCTCAATTGATGACGTTCTCGACCATCTCCTCCCCGACGACTGGAGGACCAGCCCCGATGACGAATCCGACATGAGAGTGGGTGAATCGAATGCCTGACCACTTCAGCGAACCACTCGATGCTCGCAGTAGAAAAGCCCGCAGGATCAAAGCGAACAGGGACACGGACCGGTTCGGGCAGGTTTCCGAAGCCATTGCCCGGTTCACCGGCACCCCGCGGTTCCTTGCCTACCTGACAGTCTTTGTCTCTGTCTGGCTCGCCTGGAACACGTGGGGCCCGGAAGCCCTCCGGTTCGACTCCGCTGCCCTCGGCTTCACGGCACTCACCCTCATGCTGTCCCTCCAGGCGTCCTACTCGTCCCCTCTCATCCTCCTCGCCCAAAACAGGCAGGACGATCGAAACAAGGTCGCGGCCGAGCAGGACAGGCAACGTGCGGAACGCAACCTGGCGGACACCGAGTACCTGGCCCGTGAAATTGCGGGGATGCGGATGACTCTCGGCGACATGGCAACCCGTGACTTCGTTCGTTCCGAGCTACGCGACATGATCGACGAGCTCGACCGCGAGCGCACCGACCGTCTCAAGGAACGCGAGGAACGCATCAAGCAACTCCAGGAAGAGATCGAGGAGCTACGCGGCGAACGCGGTGAAGAGTAACCGAACACGAGGAATCACTTGATGATTCTCAGTGTGAGGAGCCCCGGCCCAAACGGCCGGGGCTCCTCACTTCATGCCTCCGTCAGCTGACCGGAGCTCTTTGCTTCATGCCTCCGTCAACTGGACGGAATCATGCCGGTAGCTGGAATGGTGCCGGCCGCGGTTTTACGACGCGTTCGGGTCGAGGGTTCTTCGGACGGTTGCGGCGAATATGTCTGCACCCGCTGGTCCCGGATGTGTGGAATCCCCTGCGAGCAGTTCCGGGTGTTCCTCGATCGCGTCGTGCCAGTCGGCAACCCTGATGCGGTCGGGGTGCTTGCGTGCGCACTTGTGGATTGCCTCGTTCGCTTCGGGGATCCAGCTGGCGCGTGCCGGGCCAAATCCGGTGACGAGCACAAGGGTGCGGTCCGGCCCAATTGCTTCAAGCAACCTAGTGATGTCCGATTCGTGGATTGTTCCGTTGGTTGCCAGGGACACAACGACGTAGTCTCCGAGCGTGCCGTTCGCCGCGTATTTGGAAATGATATCGGTGGCGACCTGGATGCTACGTGACTCGGCAGCATCCACGGTCACGCCCGGCATCTGCTCCTGTAGCTTGTACGCGGAGGCGAGGGTAACAGAATCACCGATGATGGTGACGCGGTCCCAACTGGCGGGGGTGCCTTCGTATTCCGGGGTTGGATCAAGCGTTGGTTCGACGGGAGCTTCGGTCGGTTCCTCGGGGGCGCTGGGAGCGGGTTCCCCGGGATCGTCGGTGGGAGTGGCCGGCTCCTCAGCGGGTACATCACCGGGTGCCTCACCGGTCGGATCCGCACTTGGGTCCGTGCCCTCGTTACTGTCACCGGTCTGATTGCCCGGTGGCGGGGTGTGGTCGCCAGCATCCGGTGGCGGTATTGGCTGGGTATTCTTGCCTGCCTCGACGGCGGCCTGGCCGGATGAAACCGGCGGGGCGATAGCGATGCCGGTGACGGCGAAGCTGACGACAAGAAGGGGTACACCAACGGCAGTGATGGCCTGGGCCGGGTTGAAGCCCGCAACCCTGTTGCGGACGTGGATCAGCCAGCCTTTCACTCCCATGGTGCGCACCGGGTTCTCCACGAAACGGTAGGAGAGGTCCGCGCAGATGATGGAGAGAGTCGCGATGATGATCGCGGCGACATAGGGGTTGAGGAACGGGAACTGGTAGTACCCGAGAACGTAGAGGGGCCAGTGCCACAGGTAGATACCGTAGGAGCGGACACCGAGCCACGTGAGCACCTTGGAACCCAGAACCTTCTGAAGCGCGTAGGCGGGGCCGGACTGGACGTCCGGGAGCATGGTTCGGATAACGAGGAGAGCCAGCACGGAGGCTCCGACCATCCCCCACGGGTACATGGGACCCGAGTCGGGAAGAAAAAGGCCGCCAAGAATGATGGCGATGATGGCGAACCAGCCGGCTCCTGCCCACGCGCGGGACAAGGGGTTGCGCTGGGGCTCATCCCGTCCGATGACAACGTGCTGGAGGGCGAATGCGAGGCCCGCTCCCAGCATCAGTCCCCACAGGTGAGTGTCGGTTCCCATGTAGGCCCGCGTCGGATTGTCCGTGGCGAGAAGCCCATGCAGATAGATCGAGAAAGAGCCGATGAGGAGGGCGGCACCCACCCGCCATCTCGTCCCCAGGAACGCGAGGCCGGCCACGACGAGTGGCCACACAACATAGAACTGCTGCTCGACCGCAAGCGACCACATGTTGGTGAGCAGAAGCGGGCTCGCTTCCTCAAAATAGGAGGAGTCATGAGCGATCTCAACCCAGTTGTAGGTGGCGGTGAGCGAACCGACGACTTGGCGTCCAAGCGCTACGAGGGCATCCCCACCGACAAAGAAGGCCAGGGCCGCGGAACCGAGGGTTGCGACCAGCACGGCCGGGAAGAGCCGCCTGAACCTGCGTGCCCAGAAGTCACCGAGGCGGATGCTGCCGTGACGCAGTGTGGAGACGAGAAGCAGGCTGGTGATGAGAAATCCGGAGAGCACGAAGAAAACATCGACACCCACATACCCAAGGGGCGCCCTGCCGGGGATGAGGTGGTAGACGAGGACGAGCCCGGCGGCAATGGCCCGCAAGCCATCCAGTCCGGGGATGCGCCGCATCGAATAGTGTGGCCGTTTTGATACCGGCGCCGTAATCATCGTGTTCATTTCACTATCGAATTTACGCCCGTCCTTCCTAACTGCCAACCGCTCACTATACCTTTAAGAAAACTGTGACGATCTCGTGACTCTCCCGAAACGTGAGCCTGCATACCTCCCACGTATCACCCTGGAATACTTACGGGTCCATCGTTAGAATAAAGCCATGACAGTACCAAGCGAGGAGGCAGTACGGGAAGCCCTCGGCACCGTGCTTGATCCTGAAATTCGTCGTCCAATCACCGATCTCGACATGGTGCGTTCTGTCGACATCGACAATGGCAATGTTGCCGTCGGCATCGATCTCACCACGCAGGGATGTCCGTTGCGTGACACGATCTCGTCTGACATCGAAGAGGCAGTCGGCAAGGTCGAAGGAACCCAGGCCGTGACCGTTGACTTCGGCGTTATGTCCGATGAACAGCGCAAGGCCCTGCAAACTAAGCTTCGCGGCGGAGCTCCCGAGGCGGTTATCCCGTTCTCGCAGCCCGGCTCGCTAACTCGCGTCTACGCAATCACGTCCGGTAAGGGTGGCGTCGGCAAGTCGTCAATGACCGCTAACCTCGCCGTTGCCCTCGCCAAGCAGGGACTGCGTGTGGGCGTTGTTGACGCCGACATTTACGGACACTCGATCCCCGCCATGCTCGGCGTAACCCAGCCCCGACCCGCGTGGAAGACATGATCATGCCGCCCGTTTCACAGGGCATCAAGGTCATCTCCATTGGCATGTTCACCCAGGGCAACACCCCCGTCGTGTGGCGCGGACCCATGATGCACAGGGCGCTCCAGCAGTTCCTTGCCGACGTCTACTGGGGCGACCTTGACGCCCTTCTCCTCGACCTTCCCCCGGGCACCGGCGACGTCGCCATCTCGGTCGCGCAGCTTCTGCCGAACTCCGAGATTGTCGTTGTCACCACCCCGCAGCTCGCAGCCTCGCAGGTTGCTGAGCGTGCTGGCGCAATGGCGGCGCAGACCAACCAGAAGGTCATCGGCGTTATCGAGAACATGTCCCACCTTGAGCTCCCGGACGGAACAAAGATGGACCTGTTTGGTTCCGGCGGTGGCGAAAAAGTTGCCGCCGAGCTCACGAAGATCCTTGGCTACGAGATCCCTGTCCTCGCACAGATCCCCCTCGAGCAGGAACTCCGCGAGCAGGGCGACAATGGCACCCCGCTGGCCGGTACCGACTCCGAGTCCCCCGCATCGACCGCGATTCACGGCATTGCGGACAAGCTCGCGCACCGTGCACGCGGCCTGGCAGGTCGCTCCCTCGGACTCAGCCCGATCAACAACTGATCGCGCGCCGATCAGCCTGATCAACCCGTGACGCTGTGGGCCTCCCAAATGGGAGGCCCACACTCATGTCTGCATTATTCTCAGGAACTCATGTCCCCAAGAGCACGAGGGAAAGCCGACTTGCGAAGCGCGGCTGCCTGAGCAATGATGACCGGCCTATCGAACAGCGCGCGGCAACTCTTATCCGCTATGCCACTGATGTAGCGGGCGCCCGTTCACAATAATCGGATTATTCTAGACGGGATCATTCCAGCCGGTTTGTCGCCGAATCCGTGTCCCGACGTGGCCTCCCGTGGCCCAGAATCAGGTTGCCTGATCGTCGAACGGAACCGTATCCCGGACGGCGGTTGCAGTCCCAGCGGCGGTGCCGCTGGCAGCGGACGTAGCCGGCGCCGTTGCGGCGGGAGAGGTCGTTGCGGTTGCTGTTGCTGTGCCAGCCGCAGCCGTTCCAGCGGCGGCGGCCGTTGCGGTCGCCGCGGCGGCTGTGGGAACCGAACGAGGTGTTGAGACTGGACGGGAGGTTCGGGAGGGAACACGTGCCGGAGGCTCGTCCTTGAGCGCTTCCTTGACGATCCTGCGCG
This genomic window contains:
- a CDS encoding DUF1003 domain-containing protein → MPDHFSEPLDARSRKARRIKANRDTDRFGQVSEAIARFTGTPRFLAYLTVFVSVWLAWNTWGPEALRFDSAALGFTALTLMLSLQASYSSPLILLAQNRQDDRNKVAAEQDRQRAERNLADTEYLAREIAGMRMTLGDMATRDFVRSELRDMIDELDRERTDRLKEREERIKQLQEEIEELRGERGEE
- a CDS encoding acyltransferase family protein — protein: MRRIPGLDGLRAIAAGLVLVYHLIPGRAPLGYVGVDVFFVLSGFLITSLLLVSTLRHGSIRLGDFWARRFRRLFPAVLVATLGSAALAFFVGGDALVALGRQVVGSLTATYNWVEIAHDSSYFEEASPLLLTNMWSLAVEQQFYVVWPLVVAGLAFLGTRWRVGAALLIGSFSIYLHGLLATDNPTRAYMGTDTHLWGLMLGAGLAFALQHVVIGRDEPQRNPLSRAWAGAGWFAIIAIILGGLFLPDSGPMYPWGMVGASVLALLVIRTMLPDVQSGPAYALQKVLGSKVLTWLGVRSYGIYLWHWPLYVLGYYQFPFLNPYVAAIIIATLSIICADLSYRFVENPVRTMGVKGWLIHVRNRVAGFNPAQAITAVGVPLLVVSFAVTGIAIAPPVSSGQAAVEAGKNTQPIPPPDAGDHTPPPGNQTGDSNEGTDPSADPTGEAPGDVPAEEPATPTDDPGEPAPSAPEEPTEAPVEPTLDPTPEYEGTPASWDRVTIIGDSVTLASAYKLQEQMPGVTVDAAESRSIQVATDIISKYAANGTLGDYVVVSLATNGTIHESDITRLLEAIGPDRTLVLVTGFGPARASWIPEANEAIHKCARKHPDRIRVADWHDAIEEHPELLAGDSTHPGPAGADIFAATVRRTLDPNAS
- a CDS encoding twin-arginine translocase TatA/TatE family subunit, which produces MMVGMGINTTEFIVLALILVIIVGPEKLPELAAQLGRLIREVKNIATGAKARVKEELGPDFEELKNLDPRQYDPRRIVKEALKDEPPARVPSRTSRPVSTPRSVPTAAAATATAAAAGTAAAGTATATATTSPAATAPATSAASGTAAGTATAVRDTVPFDDQAT